GCTCTGCCACTGTTACCACCTTCTGGCGCAGCCTCCTGGGTGCGGCCCCTCTCCCCAAGCCCTGGGCCCCATGCTCTGCAGAGCTTGGGTCTCGGGCTGTCTGGCTCTACAGTTCTGTTTCTGTCTCAGTTGATTGATCTTTATTTCTATGTCTCCTTCACCTTCTACTCCACGTTTCTGAATCTTGATAGATCTATCTCTGTCCAAGGCTCCTTTCCCTGAGTTTCTGTATCCTCCTCTCGCTGGGAGCCTATaacctctctcactgtgtgtctcggTCCCCCTCCGGGTCTCagtccttctctgtcttcctccacccccaccgtGGTCTGTCCCTCCCATCAGGCGTCTGTCTCTCATCTCTCGGACCCAGCGTTTCACTCCCTGTATCTCCCCTGCAGGCTGCTGCCAGCTCCCCTCCAGGCCGGGGATCCATCTCTGCTGAGAAGCCGCCTCTTTCCCTAGCGGACACCTTCGTCTCATTTACGTCCCGCCCCCACCGCCCTGGCCTCGGTTACCCCCGACCTCCCTGCTGTCTCAGTAAATATTGGAGGCTCTTCTCCCTGCATGGCCTGATGTCTCTCGTCCCTTGCTTCCCTTCTGTGACGTCACGCTGCGACTTCACACGCGGCTTGGTGCCACCACAGAGGAAGAGCACCACACACGAGGGAGCAACACTCCCGGAAGTTATCGCGAGAGCCTACccactacatttcccagaatcctCTGAGCACCAGGGGGCGTGGCCGCGCGCGAAGGCGGAGAGGGGCCGTGGGGGAGGGCCGCCGTAGGGCATATTTCCGGAATTCACCGCAGCGGCGGAACTGCAGTTCCGAGTTCTCGGGGCGACAGTGTACTTCAGAGCCAAGCCGCCCGGAAGTTCCGTACGGAGCAGCGGGCCCTCGCGGGGGCTGTCGGAAGACGTAGTCCGGCACGCGGGGGCCGCCGGGAACTGTGCTTCCGGCCTGGCCAGTCAGCGCGGTGCTGCCTGCTCCGCACTCGGAACCCACAGCCGCCGCCCAGGGGGATGCGGGAGCCCCTGGTCTCggggagcagagaggcaggcggggtgagGGGCGTTGCCAGGCAACGGGGGAGCGCCGCGGTTGGGGTACGGGTCGGGGAAAGGGCTCTGTTCCTTTGTGTCCGGGGAGGGGGCCCTGTTGCTGAGTTACAGGAGCTGAGAACCCTGTTGTTTGTGATAGGGGAGGGGAGTCTTCTGTTGCTAGGCGACCAGAGGAGACCCCGTTACCTAGAAACAGGggaggaggatttctctattgctAAATAACCAGAGAGGCTTGTTACCTAGTTAGGGAGAGGGTCCTCTGTTGCTAGGTAACCAGAGAGGGAGCCTGTTACCTAGAGACAGGGGAGGGGGGGTTGCTAGGTGACCACCATAGGGACCCTTTCACTTAGGGATGGGGGGGGTTCTCTGTTGCTAGGTGAGTGGAGCCTTTTCACTAGCAGTAGGGGATGGAGGTACCCCACTGCCAGGAGAGCACCTAGGGAGCAGGCTTAGTGACCCAGTGTCCCCTCAGGCTGCCCTGAGCCCCCACCTCAAAGGCAGTGCCCCCAGGGCCTGCTGGCAGGTTGAGCTTCCAGATCCCAAGCCGACTACCTTCTTCCGTCACCCCCAAGCAGGAGCCGAGGACGGCATGTCCCAGGCCCCAGGAGCACAGCCGAACGCGCCTTCCGTTTATCACGAACGGCAACGCCTGGAGCTGTGTGCCGTCCACGCCCTCAACAACGTCCTGCAGCAGCAGCTCTTTAGCCAGGAGGCTGCCGATGAGATCTGCAAGAGGTGACTGTCACCCATCCTAACCCCTGGAGAAGCGGGGCTCGTGGGCAGAACCACCAACTAGTCTCACAGCGAGGCAGTGACAGAGCTGCCTCATCACCTGCCTGGGGAGCCCTGGGACCGAGAGATGGAGATGTGGCCTCTCACACCTGCCCCTTGCCACAGCCACAGCCCCAGCTCAGGCCTCATCTTCCCTTATCTGGACCCTCAtccccacatcccctccagcctCTCAGCTTCTCGGTTTTCTCTATCAGTACATGCTCTGCATAGCCCCAGCGCGGAGCCTGCCCTCCACTGCTCACAGCCCTCCCCTGGctccccagcagccctgggagaAGTCCCAGGTCCTGCAGCCTAATATCCAAGGCCCTGCATGCTCTGGTCCCCGTCTTCCTCTTCAGCACCATGTCTCACTGCATCCCCAAACCACAGTTCTCCCCAGTCCCCGAGTGAGCCCTGCTATGATGCTTCTGGGCCTTTGCATGAGCTATTCTTCCTGTCTGGAACAGCTTCCTTCTCTCGGCAGCCTGGAATGTTTCTTCTCACTATGCAAGATTTCAAACATCACTTCTTtattcctgctctctcttgtCTCCTCTCCGTCACCACAGCCCCGGCTCTAGCCCAAGCCTGTCATCTCCTGGATCCTTCTTCCTGTCAGTAACCACCCACATGATGCTACACCCAGAGATGACCGTGTCTTCCCCACTCTTGCTTACAGCCCTCTCGTGGACCCCTGGCACCCTCAAGCAAAGTCCCAGCCCCTCAGACCGATTATTAcagaatttattcatctctgGCATTCACAGCAGCGGTCCATCAACTCTCTTACACCAAGGCTATGCTGGAGACCCAGAGATGAGCCCAGTAGGAACCCTCCGCTGAAGGAGGCCAGGCAGACAGATACACAGGAAAATAATACACAGACTTTTCCTCTCCaactcctccccctgccctgcccaccaagggcccagagaaagaacaaaagtgCCACTGTTTGGAGAAGGCAGAATCCAGAGACAAGTGGTGGCAGGGCGGGCCTCCGGAGCTGGAGGATAGCTgcaggagagaggtggggagacagGAGCACAGGACAGGTGGCTGGGGTGGAACTGAGGCTAGGAGGACTAGCCTCCTAGGGGCTGAGGGGCTGAGGGGCTGAGACTTTATCCTGGGGCGACAGGGAACCAGGGAAGGCTGGGAGCAGGGGAAATGCAGGGTCAGTGTTGGGTGTGAAAAGAGCCCCTGAGATTGGAGGTTGGAGGCCAGATGAGGGTCTGAAGATGAGGGATGAAGACAAGGCCTGAGCTGGGAAATGTGGCTccaggacagagcagagaggTGGGGACAGAAGGAATCAGGCTTGGGGCTGATAAACCATCGGGTTGAACAAAGGAAAGAGTCCAAAGGCTGGGTGATTCAAGGACCCTGGGcctctcctgctctgtggggagggtGCAACCTTTTCAGGGGCCCCCAACTCAAGCTCTGACTATCCCCCAACCAGGTTGGCCCCAGACTCCCGGCTGAATCCCCATCGCAGCCTCCTGGGCACCGGCAACTATGACGTCAACGTGATCATGGCCGCCCTGCAAGGGCTGGGCCTGGCCACCGTGTGGTGGGATAGAAGGAGGTGGGACCCCAAGCACTGTGTCATGTGTGCTAAGCCTGGGACAGTGGATACAGCGTGACAGCACCCATGTGGGACAAAGCAGGAGAGGGATGGGTGGACAGGAGGCGAGAAAGAAGGGGTCGATGGGTGGATGGTAGGCATGGCTGAATGATGGGTGGATGGTAGACCAATGGGTTGGGAGATGGTGGAAAGATGAGTGGGTGACTGGATGGACAACAGGATGGGCCGAGGGGTGGATTACAGAGAGACAGATGGTCATCTGGTGATGAAATGGACAGTAAATTGGTAGTTGGATGTGTTGAGTAGGTGGTGGTTGGCTGATGGGATGGATGAGTGGttgggtgaatgaataaaggacGGATGATTGGTAGACAGTGAACAGGTAGTTGGGTAGACAGTGACAGGACAGTGAACAGGTGGTTGGGTAGTTAGATGggtggacagacggatggattgGTAAAGAGTGGTTGAGGACTGGAGGATGGTGGGTAAGTTGCTGAGttggtggctggctggctggccagTTGCGTCAGTAGGTGGATGATGTTTGGGTGGATGACAGATGGGTAGTTCGTCAGGAATGGTCACTAGATGGCTGGGAGGTTTGGGTGCACGCGTGATCGGGTGAGTGGAAGGAGACAAAGGTTGCACTGAGGGAGGAGCATCCTTGGGCAGGCTCGGAGGGCCACTGCTGCCACACCAGCTGGGGGTCCCACAAGCTCAGTACCCTTGAGCCAGCGggtgagcccaggaccctgacgGCAGGGTCCGCACTCTTCCCACACAGGCCCCTGTCCCAGCTGGCCCTGCCCCAGGTGCTGGGACTGATCCTGAACTTGCCATCACCCATGTCTCTGGGGCTGCTGTCCCTGCCCCTACGCCGGCGGCACTGGGTGGCCCTCCGCCAGGTGGACGGCGTCTACTACAACCTGGACTCCAAGCTGCGGGCGCCCGAGGTCCTGGGGGACGAGGACGGTGTCAGGTGAGGGTGAGGTGactctggggctggggcagggcacTAGGACACCCCCCTTCCCCTGGAGGCAACACCCAGgctcctgggcctcagtctctTCATTTCTCTGCCCAGGGCCTTCCTGGCAGCCGCGCTGGCTCAGGGCCTGTGCGAGGTGCTGCTGGTGGTGACCAAGGAGGTGGAGGAAAAGGGCTGCTGGCTGCAGACAGACTGACCCCGCAGAGGAGGGAACCAGGCTGCCCGGGCAGTCCCTGTGCGTCCACGGCTGGCCTCTGAGTGCCGGGGAAGGACTAGGCCCCGCTCCTCCTGGACCCTGCGGAGGCCCCAACCCCTCTCCCATACCCCTGCTCAACGCCACTGCTGCCTCAATAAATCTGCTCGTTTGCTCCCAGCCTGGCCTGCATCTGCCTGGGGGACCCTTTCCCTCTGGGgctcccgtggagcagagaggcTGGTAGCCACACAAGCATTGTGGAGAGCGCGGGAGCCCAAATGCTCCTCCACCTTCCCGCTTCACCAGCTCGGGTGAGTCACCCACCTTTCTGGGCCTCCGTTTCCTCGTCGGGGGCACAGCCAGAAACAGCACAAATCCCTGCTCTTGTGGGTCGGGGGAGAGACCAGGAGCCGATAGGCACAATCTAGAGTGTTCAGTGGGCTAAGTGCTGAGGAGAAAGCAAGTTTCTTCCTGGAGTCTCAGTTCTTCTCCATCAGTGGCTCCAAGAGGGGGCCACGCCGCTATCCCCGTGTTCGGCTACCTGGCAGAGGGGAACGAAGGTTGCTAACCCACTGACCTTAAGACAGGAAAACAACGCCGCGTTATCCAGGCAGGCCTGCAGTCCTGACGGCggaggcaggagaggagaggccaAAAGAGACCTGGCGAAGGAAGCGGGTCAGAGATGGCTACGTGGTGGACAGCTTTGGAGATGAGAAGGGGCCAGAGCTGGGAAGTGGAGCAGCCCAGACCAGGGCCAGGGCCCCAGgaggagccagccctgcccacaccctgaCTCCAGCCCAGTAAGGCAcattagacttccagcctccgcAAGTGTGAGAGAAGAAACAGCCTTAGGAGCTGGTACAGCACGGGGGAATTCATTTAGGGCAGCAGAGCCCTTGGAGCTGCAactggaagaagaggaaggagggagctgTGGGGGGTGTAGAGGAAAGGCAGTCCAGGCTGAGGGAGCAGCCAGCACAAAGGCCCTGGGAAGGCCCCGAgccaggcggggagggggggggggttgggggtttgAGGTGACAAAGGGGGACAATGGGGGCCCTCAGAGATTTGAGCAGGAGGAGTACAGGCTCCCACCAGGTGTCTTCTTTCCACATTCCCACTGGAGCAGGACCCCCTCCtgttctctgtccttccccaggGGTTGCTGTCCCTTGCTGTAGCTTCCCTGTCCTGTTGGCATTgacactcctcccccaccccccactcccagtcCGGTGGTGGCGGCACCTCTGCAGATGAAGCCAGGAGCTCACTCTCAGGCTGGGAGACAAGAGCCCCCTCCCCAGTCCTAGTCAGGGTGGGAGGCTTTAAGAGGGACCCCCAGGGGGCTGGAGGAAGTTGAGGGGACCTGGGGGGAGGACCTGGCCCTCTGCAAAGGGCCAGCGGGAGGAAGGGGGCTCTGTTTCAGACTGGGAGACAACTCTGCAGGAGCCCCGCAAATACAAGGGGAGCCATCGCTACTTGTCACTGACCGACCAGGGGCTGACTGACTAGAGTGGGTCCCCACCAGGCCCAGGCCACAGGGCCTCCACGGGGACGCTGAGAGCTGGACCTTGTCCAGGACAGCGAGCGAGGGCCGCGAGGGGCACAGCAGGTCAGTCCCGGGCTCCAAAAGTGCCCTCGTGGGGTGGGTGGCGGGGACAGCCTGGGAGGCCTGGAAGGAGGCTGAGGATCCAGAGGGAAGAGAATGGAGGCCTGAGCCGGGaccctggggagggagaggagggacacAGTCCGGCAGCTCGGCTCTGGGGGCAAACGTGAGAAGGAATGAAGAAGGCGCCCAGGCATCTggccctaggaccctgggacagtGCGGCCACCCCCAACAGATGAAGAGTGGTTTGGGGATTGGTGGACATGCCACACAGCGGGATGTAAGGGATGTGAcaaatggtggggggaggggaagccaggTCAGGGGCTCCGCAGATGGCTTTGGGGGTCTCTGGCCTGTTCCAGGAGGCATGAGTGTGTGTGAGCCCAGGGAGGGAATCAGGTAGAGTGGGGCTTGGGCAAAAGCAGGGTCCCCTTTTAGGAGTGGGCAAAAACGGGGGACCCAGAGACAGGCcatgggcagggagaggcaggtagGACCCTTAGAAGATGGGGTGTGGGCACAGCTGGAGGCTTGTCAGGCCCGAGGGTGCTGCTGGGACTGGGGCTTGGCAGGTTCGGGTTCCCAAGACTTCTGGAGGTCAAAGGGCAACTTGTAAAGTAAAAAGTCAAAACAGCACATTAGAAACTGCTGGGGTCCCGGGGCACCCCAACTTTGGAGACGGTCCCCACACCCGGCCTGCCCCCTCTGTGCCTCTCCAGCTTGCTCACTCTCCCACACCTGGGTCTCTGGCTCCTTCGTCCCTTGCTTTGTGtccctctctttgtctccctTTTTGGATGTTTCCATGTCTTTCACAGCTTCTGTCTCCCTGGGCCCTCTGGGGCCCCCTCCTGACCTCTGTGCCTGTCGCC
The genomic region above belongs to Neovison vison isolate M4711 chromosome 7, ASM_NN_V1, whole genome shotgun sequence and contains:
- the JOSD2 gene encoding josephin-2 encodes the protein MSQAPGAQPNAPSVYHERQRLELCAVHALNNVLQQQLFSQEAADEICKRLAPDSRLNPHRSLLGTGNYDVNVIMAALQGLGLATVWWDRRRPLSQLALPQVLGLILNLPSPMSLGLLSLPLRRRHWVALRQVDGVYYNLDSKLRAPEVLGDEDGVRAFLAAALAQGLCEVLLVVTKEVEEKGCWLQTD